In Leptidea sinapis chromosome 2, ilLepSina1.1, whole genome shotgun sequence, the sequence cAGTGTATTCTAgacatattaaattaacatttgacatcagtaaataaatcttaattattGCGACACATTTCGTTTTAAAACTAACACCTACttaaaacttaaactttaaacatCTGTATCAAATGATTTGACCGTTTCATTTGATTGTATTAGTACTAGAGTTAGTAAATCTCTTAGgacaaatattacataaataaggCCTTTCACCAGTGTGTATTCTATTATGTTGTTCCAATTTTCCTATATTATAGAACCTTTTATCACAAACATTACAGGAATAAggtttttcaccagtatgtattctgtGATGTCTCTTTAAATCACtagaaatattaaaacttcTACCACATGTAATACACGAATATGGTCTTTCACCGGTATGCAATCTATAATGTGTCTTTAAATCACTAGATActttgaaactcttaccacaaactTTACACGAATACGGCTTTTCACCAGTGTATATTCTATTATGTTTCTTTAAATCACCTGTTTCATTAAAACTTTTGCCACATACCTTACATGAATgcggcttttcaccagtatgtagtCTACTATGCGATTTAAAATGGTGAGAGCgactgaaactcttaccacaaacattacATGAAAACGGTTTTCATTGAtatcttactttaatattgtgcATTCTAGGGAGTCTACTTATATTAGCAGCCAGTAATGTCTTGTTCCATATGTTGCTGCCttgaaaatcaatttttttttagtgtgGTAGCTCAAATAGGCTTATTACATGAATTAATGGTCAGTGAGAAATGAGCAAATCATTACTTATGAGTTTGTTTATGATGTAGCAGTGAACGTTTGTACTTAAATTTCTGCGGACAAAAGTCACATGCATAAAGTGTTTCccctgtatgtatttttatatgtctATTCAATGGGCCACAGTCATTAAAAGTCTTTCCACATATACTACAAGAATAAGGATGGTCTCTTGTATGCGTTCTTCTATGTTTTTTGACATCACTACAACGTCTGAATAAGCTTTTACAAAGATCACAAGAGTACGGTCTTTCTCCCGTATGTATTCGCTGGTGTATCTTCAACTTACTAGCTTCATTGAAAGTTTTTCTACAAACAGTACAAGAATAAGGTTTAGCTCCGGTGTGTAATCTATTGTGTATCTTCAATTTATCGAATTCGGCATAACTTTTTCCGCAGATATCACacgaatatggcttttcacctgTATGTACTCTATTGTGTCGCGCTAATTTACTTGGAAACATAAAAGATTTGCCACAAACAATACAAGAATAGCGTTTATCTAAACAACTACCCTGTACTAATTCATTTTGGtgtgaaattttattttcagaaaaatCTTTacatttagtatttaaattacttttcgTCTTTGAAAATGTTTGTTGAATGCATTCTTTGCTATTATATGTAAATGTAGCTCTCTGATTGTCATATTTAATATCTTCAACTTCTTCATATGAATTGGATTCTTTGCCTTCAAACACACTTTCTTCGTAAATCAGATTTGGTCCTATCACTGCAATATAAACAAGAAAATCTCATTATTCAGTCCAGCATACTACTAATAATTAGTTATCTTTATAAAtcagaatataaataatagtaataaagttGTTTATTTCAGAGCAAGCCCGTATTTcaaaatacaattacaaataaaatacaaatttatgtaaaatttataCGTAAGTTACaagatataaaacaaaagtatcatcatcatcagccggaagacgtccactgctggaaaaaggcctcccccaaagatttccacgaagaTCAGTCCTGTGCtcccctcatccaacgtattcctgcgatcttgaccagatcgtcggtccatcttgtgggtggcctaccaacactgcgtctttcggtaaacaaatgtatattataataaaattaaattcgccgacttaaaacctatcaataggtagcacattcaaacaatagtattttattgatattaaaggtataagatttgcataagagctATATTGGTTAAATCTTTAATAAGTTACTTTaatcttttcagtttttgaagtcggttttttaaacgaagttttattttatttttacgttttagtgtcatttATCAGGTAAACTATATAATTTCGTGGTTTTTTagtgtcatatattaaatagtatttattttaagtagctatgggtaggcctacgaaaggttccGCGTGCATTAAAACAATACATATCCCCTATTtatgcccattcttctcaggtctgaggcagtctcttttgaatgggtggtagattttgacgttcaataagtgattttaaatcctatgttgaataaaaatatttgaatttgatttgaatttatgtatgttattgtcattatttctttttagagagattcttattaatatcagcagGATTAGCACCCATTCAATCACGCAATTATACTcacttgttattattttttttttttttgcttttagtgttcttatttatattactaattattgaattaggtcatgaaattttatgtaatttttgttttgttgtaagtacttttttattgtaatattattattttagaatggCAACCCTTCATATAGTATGTATCCGCTAGaccaccttttttttatgataataagggacgaaacgagcaggacgttcagctgatggtaattgatacgccatgcccattacaatgcagtgcccctcaggattcccaaaaaacccaaaaattctgagcgacactacaattgcgctcgtcaccttgagacataagatgttaagcctcatttgcccagtaatttcactagctacggcgcccttcataccgaaacacagtaatgcttacacattacagcttcacagcagaaataggcgccgttgtggtacccataatctagccggcttcctgtgcaaaggagcctcccactggtgaacacctggggttctccggaagaccagcgctgatcatatcacctgtgggtatgatgttgatgtaaattaataattaagtttacttCTATACTAGGTTTAAGTTGCAGGATAAATGATTTGTTTCTTTCTATTTCATGTTCTtttgagacactgaaatatcttGAACAACGTTTGATAGCTaggaatgacaggtagcctaagacctacttatcggcaaacgggttaataataataataaataatcaatctaaatgaaaactccaaaaaagcagtacacaaactaCAGGAAGATCATCCATGTAAACAAAACATTAATAACATGAAAACTACTGGATCAAATTATGTCATATTTTTATGGGACcgaatggcaaacattccgcatcaaactaaagacgAATCAAGAAAATcgaatcataaatctcagcttgatcggtgtacatacataaaaaaaataccaatcgaattgagtgCCTCCTCATTTTCGAAGGCGGTTAGAAATCGTAAATCTCCTTGAGTTCCTAACCGATGGTATTCAAATCTTAACAAAGCATTAGTATTCATTCATATACGGGCATGTTTTAATTAATCTGGATGTATAACAAAATGggtttttattgcatttttattatttatgtatatggtAATACgcttgccgggtcagctagtctaatatataaaattctcatgtcgcggtgtttgtagttaaacttctTTGAAATggcatgaccgattctcatgaaattttgagtgcatattgggtaggtctgagaatcggacaacatctatttttcatccccctaaatgtaaaCGGTGCTCCAcgccaaatgttttttttaatttttttgacatttgtttttaaaatttgtttgattatgagtcagcattaaaaaatacatacaacttcaaatttcgaccatctacgatcaacagttacttttgtatcgcgattttaatatcggcaatacaacgtttgctggatcagctagttatGCTATAAATTCGttcaccacacaaacgttttttagcaattcttttgaacGTAGTAAAACATTTTGATTTCTTGTaatttttctgggatcatattgaaAAAGTAAAGTCGTGGAAAATCTCTCTTCGCGTATCTATTTGGCTGTACtacatctaaaaaaaaaaaacaaatcggTAAGATTTTTTAAGCTTTacagttttaccagtggcttGTTTGCcaaatagattatgggtaccacaacggcgcctatttcagccgttgAGCattgatgtgtaagcattatagtgGTCTGAAGGACACCGTAGCTAATGATAGTGAAATACtgagcaaatgaaacttaacatcttatgtcaaggtgacaagcgcaattgaagtgctgctcagaatttttggattattcatgaatcctgagtaggactatattgtaatgggcagggcgtgtcaataaCCAGCTAAATGTCCGGTTCGGCTCGtcgcttattgtcataaaaaattctACCTCCAACAACTGATGAGTAtggagtattttgtaacaaaagtattttagtaacaactgatatttgagtaacaactgttactgaacaagtatttaTTAACAAGTAGTATTTTAGTCACAACAGATATTTAAGTAATAGCTGTTACTGGACAAATTATGAGGAGTATTTAGTAGGTAACTAGTATTTTGTTTCAGCTATAATTATGTGATTTGTAGgtgtgttatattatttttgattcaataggtaataaaatagttatggcTCAACTCTTCTTTCAAATGTGGGATAAGAAAAACCCTGTTTACTTATAATATGCTACTAAtaaatactgatttttttttcagacatATTCGTAAATAATAGATACCCCTTTCtcatatatataactagctgacccggcaaaagttgttttgccatataaattatttttagagttagaccatttcttggacattgctttatttttctataataaacgAAGCCTATGTTACTCCTTATtatatcagctacctgccaataagtcgccggattagccggaacaaacagacagacagacagacaaaaattgtgaaaaatgttattttggtgtatgtaccgtatatatattcataatttacatttagtaaaaaacagttatttcaatattacaaacagacactccaattttatttaaatgtttagataattcacacaatatttttataaattacagcctatatgttattctggtgtgtaagctataatattgctaagtttcatcaaaatccattcagtagtgtttgcgttaaagaagttcaaacatacatccagacatacaaactttcacatttataatattaataggatatcactttcatacatttatttaacatacttaCTATTGTTTAGATAAGATGGGCaagtaattataatgttaaagtaaatttcaaatgAAAGACCCTGTTTTTCAAATCCCGGtatgtgcaagcatttatatgatgaatatggatgtttgtttccgagtcatggatgtttaaatgtatttatgtatgtttatatgattttatgtatgtttaagtgagtatattgtattaaatatatcactgtcttgtaacccataacacaggctataaatgcttaacttggggcaagataatttgtgtaaaaagtgtgtcaatattattattattaagtatctaCCTACctaaaatttttgtttctgatatcatatttatattcatatttattcacagttATATGAGCAGGAAAATATGGCTCACCTCTTCTCAAGAAAAACCTATATTGGTAATTTGGtacctactgaataatatatttattgtttatttctactttattcttgaattatttgtatgatAAGGGGACATTTTAAATCAGGTTCTAGGCTAGGATCACTGTTTAAGCCTAGGTAGTATTGAAATATAAtgaatacaaaagtaaaatgattatttttagtacttcaaaactataaaaataataataaaataataggtcaGTACAGTTTTACCCAAAAAGTACTTTTAAAATTCAGAGTTACCAAAA encodes:
- the LOC126974358 gene encoding zinc finger protein 271-like, which gives rise to MFPSKLARHNRVHTGEKPYSCDICGKSYAEFDKLKIHNRLHTGAKPYSCTVCRKTFNEASKLKIHQRIHTGERPYSCDLCKSLFRRCSDVKKHRRTHTRDHPYSCSICGKTFNDCGPLNRHIKIHTGETLYACDFCPQKFKYKRSLLHHKQTHNCGKSFSRSHHFKSHSRLHTGEKPHSCKVCGKSFNETGDLKKHNRIYTGEKPYSCKVCGKSFKVSSDLKTHYRLHTGERPYSCITCGRSFNISSDLKRHHRIHTGEKPYSCNVCDKRFYNIGKLEQHNRIHTGERPYLCNICPKRFTNSSTNTIK